In the genome of Haloprofundus halobius, the window AGAACGGGCCGAACCGCGGCGAATCGATGAGTGTCTTATCGCAGGGCAGCGTCGTGTACAACGAACCACTCGACCGATATCTCTACACCTCCTGGACCGAATATACGTTCGAATTCTACGAAGCACCGGAGCCGTGGGGCCCCTGGAAGCTATTCATGCGCAAAGACTTTGGGAGTCTCCCATGGTTCGGCAACGTTATTGACGAACTGTGCGACGGACCCGTAAATGGAGGGTACGCCACGACCATTCCATCCAAATTTATCGGAGACAACGGCGAGTCGATGTGGATGCAGGCAAACTGGTTCGAAGGAGTTGCCTGCGGTGGAAATAACTACAATTTCGATCTCAGAGAGTTCGACGTGACGCCGTATGCAGAGTCGAATCCGTCCAACAAGCGTTCTGCCGACAACCTGGCAACGAGAGACGGAACGGTGCCCATAGAGAAGAGCGCACACTACGGAAACGGCAAGTACTACAACTCCGGGGAGAGGGGCCAGAGCGAAGACAGCTGGGATGGGACGGCTAAACCGCTTGACTTCTGGGGATATCTCTGGGAGACGGAATACGCTCTCAATAGAGTCGTCTACACGACCGGTGCTATGTTCCCCGACGGCGGCTGGTTCGCCAATGACGGCGATAGCTTACGAGTACAGGTTCGCCGTAATTTCGAATGGGTTGACGTGGACGGACTCTCGATCGAACCAGAGTACCCGTACGATGAAACCGCAGGTCCCAACAACACGTACGAATTCACGTTCGAGGACGATCACGGAGATGGTGTCCGTATTATCGGTGTTCCAGGCGGGAACGCAGCGTTCACGTCTATCGGTGAACTGGAAGCCTACTACAAGTGAAAGATCCTACAGTCCGCGTACCGAAACCGACTACGAATCGATTCTTCGTCTTCACGTGGTCTACTCGTAGAGAAGCGTGCCCCTCGAAGACTTAATTTTCTGCTTTGGAGGATTCGTCGACCGTGGTGACCTCGAGGGCTTCTCTCGTCGTTCCGTGCGCAATCGCGTCGCCGGATTCGTCGAAGAGGTGGATCTTTGAACGGTCGAGGTAGACGTCAAGCGTGTCCCCTTCCTTGATCTCGGTATCGGGTTCGACCTCCATGAGCAGTTCGTCGACTTCGTGAATGCCCGTCGCGTTCTCGTCCCCGATAAGCAGATAGGTCATCACTCGGTTCCCAGTGGGTTCGGTCACGTCAACAGTTACCTGTATGGGTGTCGAGTACTCTTTCTGGCCAGCAGTCTTGTCGCTGGGATAGATGTCCTCCGGGCGGATACCGAGCGTCACGTTCGCTTTCCGTTCGAGAGCCAGTTGCTCGGTATCAAGTGGGATGTCGAAGCGGGGCGTCTCCAGACCGTCCTCCGTTACGACCCCGTCGATAAAGTTCATCGACGGAGAGCCGATGAAGCTCGCAACGAACTGGTTTGCCGGTTCGTTGTAACATTCGAGTGGGGGAGCGAATTGCTGGACCGCTCCCCCGTCCATCACCACGATCCGATCAGACATCGTCATCGCCTCTTCCTGATCGTGGGTGACGTACACCATTGTGACGTCAAGTTCACGCTGAATGCGCTGTATCTCCGTTCGCATGTGGACGCGCAACTTCGCGTCGAGGTTCGCTAGTGGTTCGTCCATGAGGAAGACGTCCGGATTTCTAACGAGCGCACGACCGATCGCGACGCGTTGGCGTTGTCCACCGGATAACTCGTCCGGCATCCGGTTGAGCATTCCCTCTAGCTGGAGGATCTCGACCGCTTCGTCGACCCGCTGATCGATCTCGTCGGATTCGTATCCCCGCATCCGCAGCCCGAAGCTGATGTTCCCGTAGACGCTCTTGTGGGGGAACAGGGCAATATTTTGGAATACCATCGCGATTCCTCGGTCCTTCGGAGCGTCGTCCGTGACATCCCTGCCGCCGATCTCGACCGTTCCGCTCGTCGGGCGAGTCAGCCCCGAGATCATCCCGAGCGTCGTCGATTTCCCGCAGCCTGACGGACCGACGAACGAGACGAATTCTCCGTCTTCTAGCTTTAGGTTCGTGTTGTTGACCGCAACGACATCACTATACTCCTTTCGCAACTCTTGAAGTGTTAATTCTGACATGTGTATTATTCTTTGAGTGCTCCCGCGGTTAGTCCACTAACGATCCGTTCCTGTGCAAGCAAGACAAGTATCGCGACGGGAATGATCCCTATCAGACTTGCTGCTGCCATGAGGTTGTACGGCGTCTGATACTGGCCGGGGCCTGCCTGAAACTGCATGATACCCCAGACGAGTGGTGAACCATTTACAGCCTCGCCGTCCGTCATTAGAAACGAGAAGAAGAACTCGTTGTAGACGGCGATGAACGTCAGTACTCCGGCAGTGACGACACCCGGCGCCGAGAGCGGAACGATAACTCGGAAGAGAGCCCCCAGCCG includes:
- a CDS encoding ABC transporter ATP-binding protein, producing MSELTLQELRKEYSDVVAVNNTNLKLEDGEFVSFVGPSGCGKSTTLGMISGLTRPTSGTVEIGGRDVTDDAPKDRGIAMVFQNIALFPHKSVYGNISFGLRMRGYESDEIDQRVDEAVEILQLEGMLNRMPDELSGGQRQRVAIGRALVRNPDVFLMDEPLANLDAKLRVHMRTEIQRIQRELDVTMVYVTHDQEEAMTMSDRIVVMDGGAVQQFAPPLECYNEPANQFVASFIGSPSMNFIDGVVTEDGLETPRFDIPLDTEQLALERKANVTLGIRPEDIYPSDKTAGQKEYSTPIQVTVDVTEPTGNRVMTYLLIGDENATGIHEVDELLMEVEPDTEIKEGDTLDVYLDRSKIHLFDESGDAIAHGTTREALEVTTVDESSKAEN